Genomic segment of Aliarcobacter trophiarum LMG 25534:
ATTCCTAAAAGCTTTTTAACCATAAAAGATACTTGCTCTTTTGTAGCTTTACCATTTCCTGTAACTGCTTGTTTTACTTGAAGTGGAGTATATTCTGCAAAATTTCCAAAGTTTTGTAAAATCTTTAGAGAGATTGCTCCACGAAATTGTGCAAGCTTTATAACAGTTTTTGGATTAAATGCATAAAACATATCTTCAATAGAAACTTCATCTATTTTATATGCTTTAAAAATTAAATCAATTCCCTCTGTCATCTCTACTATTTGTTCCTGTAAAATTGTAGTTTTTATCTTTATAAGACCTGCTTCAATTAGCTTTAAATCTCTTCCATTTTTTTCTATTACAGCATATCCACAATTTCGCGTACCTGGGTCTATTCCCAATATTTTCACTATTTCACTCTTTTTTTGTTTTTTATTTTCACATTTGTAAATATACGATTGTATCAAGTTTTAACTATGTTTTTAGTTAGAAAATATTAATGCTATTCACTACTTATTCACATCGTGGATAATTTAATTATTTTCCATATTTTTTATAGTTGAAGCTAATTTATAAAATATTTAGCTATAATAAATGCTTAATTAAATTTAATTTTTAGGTTATT
This window contains:
- the ruvC gene encoding crossover junction endodeoxyribonuclease RuvC → MKILGIDPGTRNCGYAVIEKNGRDLKLIEAGLIKIKTTILQEQIVEMTEGIDLIFKAYKIDEVSIEDMFYAFNPKTVIKLAQFRGAISLKILQNFGNFAEYTPLQVKQAVTGNGKATKEQVSFMVKKLLGIKKEIKPLDITDAIAIALTHSQRVKG